One genomic region from Natrinema caseinilyticum encodes:
- a CDS encoding AI-2E family transporter, producing the protein MDARTAFFALLVCTLGALAALVVLPLVEYVMSACLLAAFLRPANERLAQRVGTRAAAISLMAAAVVAGIVPLVLVSLVVLRTTVSTLEVVDGTRIATYGRDVARSTLGLSEETVVALEAAVRSELEGAFSSVAEVTLSRTIDLVTLGVDLVVGTIVFLFVLYALLAEGPAVVAWFRDVSPLDPRVFDELFAEVADVTRAVLRSHVLIAIVQGVLGGLGLAILGVSYATTLGVVLVLVSVLPTIGIWLVWGPVTIAHAASSGLVHGGVLLAYGLVVLTVTDYYLRAFLVDRGSDLHPAVALLGVIGGLQLFGIVGLFVGPVVLASFKAVVSRLDRHPSRPGLADIERNRQLTEQNG; encoded by the coding sequence ATGGACGCCCGCACGGCGTTTTTCGCCCTCCTGGTGTGTACACTCGGCGCGCTCGCCGCACTGGTAGTCCTACCACTGGTGGAGTACGTCATGTCGGCCTGTCTGCTCGCAGCGTTTCTCCGTCCCGCGAACGAACGACTGGCCCAGCGAGTCGGGACACGCGCCGCCGCGATCTCGCTCATGGCTGCTGCCGTCGTCGCCGGCATCGTTCCACTCGTCCTCGTTTCGCTGGTCGTACTCCGCACGACGGTGTCGACTCTCGAGGTGGTCGACGGAACGCGAATCGCGACGTACGGTCGCGACGTGGCGCGATCCACGCTCGGACTGAGCGAGGAGACAGTCGTCGCACTCGAAGCCGCCGTTCGGTCGGAACTCGAAGGGGCGTTTTCGAGCGTCGCCGAGGTGACGCTTTCGCGGACCATCGACCTCGTTACGCTGGGCGTCGACCTGGTCGTCGGAACGATCGTCTTTCTGTTCGTGCTGTACGCTCTCCTCGCGGAGGGTCCGGCGGTCGTCGCCTGGTTCCGTGACGTCTCACCGCTCGATCCCCGAGTGTTCGACGAACTGTTCGCCGAAGTGGCCGACGTCACCCGCGCCGTCCTCCGCAGTCACGTGCTGATTGCAATCGTGCAGGGAGTCCTCGGCGGCCTTGGACTGGCGATCCTCGGCGTTTCGTACGCAACGACGCTCGGGGTCGTCCTCGTCCTCGTCTCGGTTCTCCCGACGATCGGAATCTGGCTGGTCTGGGGTCCGGTAACGATCGCGCACGCGGCTTCCAGCGGACTCGTACACGGGGGCGTCCTGTTGGCATACGGACTCGTCGTCCTCACCGTCACCGACTACTACCTGCGAGCGTTCCTCGTCGATCGCGGCTCCGATCTTCACCCCGCGGTCGCCCTGCTCGGAGTTATCGGCGGCCTCCAGCTCTTCGGAATCGTCGGACTGTTCGTCGGTCCCGTCGTCCTCGCGAGTTTCAAAGCGGTCGTGAGCCGACTCGATCGCCACCCCTCGCGTCCCGGACTCGCCGACATCGAACGGAATCGGCAACTCACGGAACAGAACGGGTAG
- the nreA gene encoding DNA repair protein NreA codes for MRLDDYIEDLEPDEEAKRRQLAKEKSYAITDHLAEFERRFDDALSGDTLVGSTSPSIFVGRSNYPDIPVGLLSPVGDEDAAAEYVTDGEWYQQGYAIDDVLQRRTGLLNSSKRANVDSPSIASRLAPSVHDAWDGFVGVQREVAIADRPVDLEIGLDDTPDLGLDTGTDVATPRGPRASARNAELRENPYVPRPIKKTLEDDDWQAQGAMTYLYRRGFDVYDINSILSAGALGEAKQRRLVPTRWSITAVDDTIGTYLRGRIRNASSIDEVQVWANEYVGNRYWIVLAPGTWEFELVEMKAPGSIWNPDPEDDVWMASASEGYEGRSSYVEETAGAYYAARLGVLEYLESIGRQAKCLVLREVSDDYWAPVGVWQVRESVRNAFDGEYGEAETFHEAVSEVATRLPVSHARLQRKSELAAGLQSNLNAFSKSG; via the coding sequence ATGCGCCTCGACGACTACATCGAGGACTTAGAGCCCGACGAGGAGGCAAAGCGCCGCCAACTCGCCAAGGAGAAGTCCTACGCGATCACGGATCATCTCGCGGAGTTCGAGCGCCGGTTCGACGATGCGCTGAGCGGCGACACCCTCGTCGGTTCGACCTCGCCGTCGATCTTCGTCGGGCGGTCGAACTACCCGGACATCCCGGTCGGGTTGCTCTCTCCGGTCGGCGACGAAGACGCCGCGGCGGAGTACGTCACCGACGGAGAGTGGTACCAGCAGGGGTACGCGATCGACGACGTCCTCCAGCGGCGGACCGGGCTCCTGAACTCGAGCAAGCGCGCGAACGTCGATTCGCCGAGCATCGCGAGCCGACTCGCGCCGTCCGTCCACGACGCCTGGGACGGGTTCGTCGGCGTCCAGCGCGAGGTCGCCATCGCCGATCGACCCGTGGACCTCGAAATCGGACTGGACGACACGCCGGATCTCGGGCTGGATACCGGAACGGACGTCGCGACCCCGCGCGGTCCCCGCGCCAGCGCTCGGAACGCGGAGCTGCGGGAGAACCCGTACGTTCCCCGTCCGATCAAGAAAACCTTGGAGGACGACGATTGGCAGGCCCAGGGGGCGATGACCTACCTCTATCGACGCGGCTTCGACGTCTACGACATCAATTCGATCCTTTCTGCGGGCGCGCTCGGCGAGGCGAAACAGCGCCGACTCGTCCCGACACGATGGTCGATCACCGCGGTCGACGACACGATCGGAACCTACCTGCGCGGGCGCATACGGAACGCATCGAGTATCGACGAGGTGCAGGTCTGGGCCAACGAGTACGTCGGGAACCGCTACTGGATCGTCCTCGCGCCCGGTACCTGGGAGTTCGAACTCGTCGAGATGAAAGCGCCGGGCAGTATCTGGAACCCGGATCCCGAAGACGACGTCTGGATGGCGAGTGCGTCGGAGGGATACGAAGGGCGCTCGAGCTACGTCGAAGAGACCGCTGGCGCCTACTACGCCGCTCGATTGGGGGTCCTCGAGTACCTCGAGTCGATCGGCCGCCAAGCGAAGTGTCTCGTCTTGCGGGAAGTGAGCGACGACTACTGGGCGCCGGTCGGCGTCTGGCAGGTTCGCGAGAGCGTCCGCAACGCCTTCGACGGCGAGTACGGCGAGGCGGAGACGTTCCACGAGGCGGTCTCGGAGGTCGCGACCCGGTTGCCGGTGTCGCACGCACGATTGCAGCGAAAATCCGAACTCGCAGCGGGACTACAGTCGAACCTGAACGCCTTCTCGAAATCGGGGTGA
- a CDS encoding HVO_2753 family zinc finger protein — protein MSTTDDRETRSCVSCGLNIAGTNAAAFKCPECGQQVYRCAKCRKQSNLYECPDCGFTGP, from the coding sequence ATGAGTACGACCGACGACCGAGAGACGCGCTCCTGCGTCTCTTGCGGACTCAATATCGCGGGCACGAACGCCGCCGCGTTCAAGTGTCCAGAATGCGGCCAGCAGGTCTATCGCTGCGCCAAGTGCCGCAAGCAAAGCAACCTCTACGAATGCCCCGATTGCGGTTTCACGGGACCATAA
- a CDS encoding elongation factor 1-beta → MGKVAAKIKVMPDSPEIDLDALQERLESALPEGAKINGVEREEVAFGLVALYPTVIVPDGAGGTETVEENFTDVDGVESVGVENVGRI, encoded by the coding sequence ATGGGAAAAGTCGCTGCCAAAATCAAGGTCATGCCGGACAGCCCCGAGATCGACCTCGACGCGCTTCAGGAGCGCCTCGAGAGCGCCCTGCCGGAGGGGGCGAAGATCAACGGCGTCGAGCGCGAGGAAGTCGCGTTCGGTCTCGTCGCCCTCTACCCGACCGTTATCGTACCGGACGGTGCGGGCGGCACGGAGACGGTCGAGGAGAATTTCACCGACGTCGACGGCGTCGAAAGCGTCGGCGTCGAAAACGTCGGTCGAATCTAA
- a CDS encoding MBL fold metallo-hydrolase: MQGSVGVHALPITVDYGGREITITPTVTETARGLVLLDVGPRGAVETLETHLRNLGYELEDVWLVALTHHDGDHAAGLAELLERVDAVVACHRDEVPYLSGERDPIKGDGDRYPPVEVDLELADGVRISTLAGPMEVVATPGHSPGHISLYFPDGNLLIAGDALVADGDEPLAGPKPHFTPEMDRAAESVAALGALDVDHTLCFHGGYVDRGTERIRDIHDRLRE; encoded by the coding sequence ATGCAAGGAAGCGTTGGTGTCCACGCGTTGCCGATCACGGTCGACTACGGCGGTCGAGAGATCACGATCACCCCGACAGTTACGGAGACGGCGCGCGGGCTGGTACTCCTCGACGTCGGTCCTCGTGGCGCCGTCGAGACGCTCGAGACTCACCTCCGAAATCTGGGGTACGAACTCGAGGACGTCTGGCTGGTTGCTCTCACGCACCACGACGGAGACCACGCCGCAGGCCTCGCCGAACTGCTCGAACGAGTCGACGCGGTCGTCGCGTGCCACCGCGACGAGGTCCCGTACCTCTCCGGCGAGCGCGACCCGATAAAGGGTGACGGGGACCGCTACCCGCCCGTCGAAGTCGACCTCGAACTCGCGGACGGCGTTCGGATCTCGACGCTCGCGGGTCCGATGGAGGTCGTCGCGACGCCCGGACATTCACCGGGTCATATTTCGCTTTACTTCCCGGACGGAAATCTGTTGATCGCTGGCGACGCACTCGTTGCAGACGGCGACGAGCCGCTCGCGGGGCCCAAACCCCATTTCACGCCGGAGATGGACCGCGCGGCCGAGTCGGTCGCCGCGCTCGGAGCACTCGACGTCGATCACACGCTGTGCTTTCACGGCGGCTACGTCGACCGCGGGACCGAGCGCATTCGGGACATTCACGACCGGTTGCGCGAGTGA
- a CDS encoding polysaccharide deacetylase family protein: MVGSLSQHEEADSVSAGTEDSNPIQFTYDTYEELLVQLRSRGYEFTSYDGSVTDGEVLLRHDVDWSPQRATKIAEIEADAGVSATYFFLLSSPFYNALYEENRDAIDRITSLGHDVGLHFSTHQYWSSEPADEDLVAAVDRERDILSSVVDEPIDVVSFHIPPDWVLKRSYDGFVSTYEKRFFTSIAYRGDSNQRWRDSPPFADGFPGRLQILVHPGLWAESDQMFAERLYRERDDRHLAISEFLNYQFIEDGVSRS, encoded by the coding sequence ATGGTTGGGTCGCTATCACAACACGAAGAGGCCGACTCCGTCAGTGCAGGAACCGAGGACTCGAACCCAATCCAGTTCACGTACGATACGTACGAGGAGCTCCTGGTCCAGCTGCGATCACGGGGATACGAATTCACGTCGTACGATGGCTCCGTCACCGACGGCGAGGTTTTGTTGCGCCACGACGTGGACTGGTCGCCCCAGCGGGCGACGAAGATCGCGGAAATCGAGGCCGACGCCGGTGTCTCCGCGACCTACTTCTTCTTGCTCTCCTCGCCGTTTTACAACGCGTTGTACGAGGAGAATCGAGACGCCATCGATCGAATCACCTCACTGGGGCACGACGTCGGCTTGCACTTCAGCACTCACCAGTACTGGTCGTCGGAACCCGCGGACGAGGATCTCGTTGCAGCCGTCGATCGCGAGCGCGACATCCTCTCGTCGGTGGTCGACGAACCGATCGACGTCGTCTCGTTCCATATCCCGCCGGATTGGGTGCTGAAACGGAGCTACGACGGGTTCGTGAGCACCTACGAGAAACGGTTCTTCACGTCGATCGCGTACCGGGGAGACTCGAACCAGCGGTGGCGTGATTCGCCGCCGTTTGCCGACGGGTTTCCCGGGCGACTACAGATCCTCGTCCACCCGGGGCTGTGGGCCGAATCCGATCAAATGTTCGCCGAGCGGTTGTACCGCGAACGTGACGACCGACATCTGGCGATCAGTGAATTCCTCAATTATCAATTCATCGAGGACGGCGTGAGTAGATCGTAA
- a CDS encoding methionyl-tRNA formyltransferase: protein MEHTQLEPEDEPIREPRIVFASCTDAGFDLFRYVHEELAEVTELVSLTPEQGERNGVCSYYDHAEYAAEQDISVYYPQTYGMDERDVDHFVTLDADLLLVHGWQRLIPGDVLESFTRGALGLHGSAFGLPKGRGRSPMNWSLIEDLDRFLLSVMHLDEGADSGDVVATQKFDINRHDDIQSLYHKLVMTGQQLFDEILDDVLAGTAELEVQTAEPTYYPKRNPEDGAIHWEDSTRTIYNLVRAVARPYPGAFTEHDGTRVTIWDAQPFSADLLLDERPGTVVQVFQASQQFVVKTSDGTLLVTDWEGENWDPERGMVLESLTNELSDSPNRIDRPEHEDSLTR from the coding sequence ATGGAACATACACAACTCGAACCTGAAGACGAACCGATCCGCGAGCCGCGGATCGTATTCGCCAGCTGTACGGACGCCGGATTCGACCTCTTTCGGTACGTCCACGAGGAACTCGCCGAAGTGACCGAACTCGTTTCGCTGACGCCCGAACAGGGCGAGCGGAACGGCGTCTGCAGTTACTACGATCACGCCGAGTACGCCGCGGAGCAGGACATTTCGGTCTACTATCCCCAGACCTACGGAATGGACGAGCGGGACGTCGATCACTTCGTCACCCTCGACGCCGATCTCTTGCTCGTACACGGCTGGCAGCGGCTCATCCCCGGGGACGTCCTCGAGTCGTTCACGCGCGGAGCGCTCGGCCTGCACGGGTCGGCCTTTGGATTGCCGAAAGGGCGGGGCCGGTCGCCGATGAACTGGTCGCTCATCGAAGACCTCGACAGGTTTCTCCTCTCGGTGATGCACCTGGACGAGGGGGCCGACTCCGGTGACGTCGTCGCAACGCAGAAGTTCGACATCAATCGTCACGACGACATCCAGTCGCTATATCATAAGCTCGTCATGACCGGTCAACAACTATTCGACGAAATACTCGACGACGTCCTGGCTGGAACCGCAGAACTCGAGGTTCAAACGGCTGAACCAACCTATTACCCGAAGCGGAATCCCGAGGACGGTGCTATCCACTGGGAGGATTCGACGAGAACGATCTACAACCTCGTTCGGGCCGTCGCACGTCCCTATCCGGGGGCGTTCACCGAACACGACGGAACGCGCGTTACCATCTGGGACGCCCAGCCGTTCTCTGCGGATCTACTGCTCGACGAGCGCCCCGGCACGGTCGTTCAGGTCTTCCAGGCGAGCCAGCAGTTCGTCGTCAAGACGAGCGACGGCACGCTGCTCGTCACCGACTGGGAGGGGGAAAATTGGGACCCAGAGCGAGGGATGGTCCTCGAGTCGCTCACGAACGAGCTATCGGATAGCCCGAACCGGATCGATCGGCCGGAACACGAGGACTCGTTGACGCGGTAG
- a CDS encoding 50S ribosomal protein L21e → MPKSNGPRQGTRKKLANKPRDRGTSPPQRAIQEYETGEKVHLKIDPSVPDGRFHPRFDGRTGEVVGKQGSAFKVQINDGGKDKTLLVTAAHLRAQNQEKSRI, encoded by the coding sequence ATGCCGAAGTCTAATGGCCCTCGTCAGGGAACTCGGAAGAAGCTCGCGAACAAACCTCGAGATCGCGGTACGTCGCCGCCGCAGCGGGCGATTCAGGAGTACGAGACCGGTGAGAAAGTACATCTGAAAATCGACCCGAGCGTACCGGACGGTCGCTTCCACCCTCGATTCGACGGGCGAACCGGCGAAGTCGTCGGGAAACAGGGGAGCGCGTTCAAGGTACAGATCAACGACGGCGGGAAGGACAAAACGCTGCTCGTGACCGCAGCACACCTTCGCGCGCAGAATCAGGAAAAATCCCGGATCTAA
- a CDS encoding RNA polymerase Rpb4 family protein: MTIFKEIVDEEFLTVSETKELLADIEAERALDEDRELRYELARAIEHANRFAVLEPADAQQLVDDLQALEKVDEPTAYKIANLLPRDRDELRSVYAQQRYTLSGDELDEILNVVAQYV, encoded by the coding sequence ATGACGATCTTCAAAGAGATCGTCGACGAGGAGTTCCTGACGGTCTCGGAAACGAAGGAGCTGCTCGCCGACATCGAAGCCGAACGCGCGTTGGACGAGGATCGCGAGCTGCGCTACGAACTCGCGCGAGCCATCGAACACGCAAACCGGTTTGCCGTCCTGGAACCCGCCGATGCCCAGCAACTCGTCGACGACTTGCAGGCTCTCGAGAAGGTGGACGAGCCCACCGCCTACAAAATCGCGAACCTGCTGCCGCGGGATCGGGACGAGCTCCGGTCGGTGTACGCACAGCAGCGATATACCCTGTCGGGAGACGAACTGGACGAAATCCTCAACGTCGTCGCGCAGTACGTCTGA
- a CDS encoding DUF655 domain-containing protein, with amino-acid sequence MSEADGDETDVRRAVVLDYLAHGLSEDGRPQYAKSPAGYAVGIEDFQLYQVAFDEDERLTIGSEVVVEPPAERDVVTEAHRVEYDDLSSGAQSELEYVVADLVEDDEQRFVDFYNDAQPITLRLHQLNLLPGIGKKLRNGILDERKRKPFESFEELSERVSGLHDPDQILVDRILEELRDDDLKYQTFVGRREQQQGQN; translated from the coding sequence ATGAGCGAAGCCGATGGCGACGAGACGGACGTTCGGCGTGCGGTCGTGTTGGATTACCTCGCACACGGACTGTCGGAAGACGGCCGACCACAGTACGCGAAGTCACCGGCAGGCTACGCTGTTGGTATTGAGGACTTTCAGCTCTACCAGGTCGCGTTCGATGAGGACGAACGGCTCACGATCGGGAGCGAGGTGGTCGTCGAACCGCCCGCGGAGCGGGACGTCGTTACCGAGGCACATCGTGTCGAATACGACGATCTCTCCTCCGGCGCGCAGTCGGAACTCGAGTACGTCGTCGCCGATCTCGTCGAGGACGACGAGCAGCGATTCGTCGACTTCTACAACGACGCCCAGCCGATAACGCTTCGACTCCACCAGCTCAACCTGTTGCCGGGAATCGGGAAGAAGCTCCGAAACGGCATTCTCGACGAGCGCAAGCGCAAACCCTTCGAGAGCTTCGAGGAACTGTCCGAACGGGTCTCCGGGCTCCACGACCCCGACCAGATCCTCGTCGATCGTATCCTAGAGGAGTTGCGCGACGACGACCTGAAGTATCAGACGTTCGTCGGCCGTCGAGAGCAACAACAGGGCCAGAACTAG
- a CDS encoding 16S ribosomal RNA methyltransferase A, with protein sequence MRDPDGLIARAGVRGDPDRDQHFLVDDRVLDRLPTYLEEIDADTSQLLEIGGGTGALTDRLLAVADHVTVVERDPALANFLREEFAAEIDAGDLTVIEGDALAVDLPDFSASVSNLPYGVSSEIAFRLFPETRPLVLMFQREFAERMVAEPGTSEYGRLSVSSQHYADVELVESVPKEAFSPPPAVQSAVVRAIPREPDYHVDDEAFFLRFVKALFTQRRKTIRNAIRNTAHISGLADPDAVVDAAEDAVLRKRAGAMAPAEFAALAQLAMEVGDPGAD encoded by the coding sequence ATGAGAGATCCAGACGGGTTAATCGCCCGAGCGGGCGTTCGGGGCGATCCGGACCGCGACCAGCACTTCCTCGTCGACGATCGCGTGCTGGACCGGTTGCCGACCTATCTCGAGGAGATCGACGCCGACACGAGCCAGCTGCTCGAGATCGGCGGTGGGACGGGCGCACTGACGGATCGACTGCTCGCAGTCGCAGACCACGTGACCGTCGTCGAGCGTGATCCAGCCCTCGCCAACTTTCTACGCGAGGAGTTCGCCGCCGAGATCGACGCCGGTGACCTGACGGTGATCGAGGGTGACGCCTTGGCCGTCGACCTTCCGGACTTTTCGGCGTCGGTGTCGAACCTCCCGTACGGCGTCTCGAGCGAGATCGCGTTCCGGCTGTTTCCGGAAACGCGTCCGCTCGTGTTGATGTTCCAGCGCGAGTTCGCCGAGCGGATGGTCGCCGAGCCCGGAACGAGCGAGTACGGTCGACTGTCGGTCTCGAGTCAGCATTACGCTGACGTCGAACTCGTCGAGTCGGTGCCCAAAGAGGCGTTCTCGCCGCCGCCGGCGGTCCAGAGCGCGGTGGTACGTGCGATTCCGCGCGAGCCGGACTACCACGTCGACGACGAAGCGTTTTTCCTGCGATTCGTCAAAGCGCTGTTTACCCAGCGCCGGAAGACGATCCGCAACGCGATCCGGAATACGGCGCACATCTCCGGGCTCGCGGATCCGGACGCGGTCGTCGATGCGGCCGAGGACGCCGTTCTACGGAAGCGGGCCGGTGCGATGGCGCCGGCAGAGTTCGCGGCGTTGGCCCAACTCGCGATGGAGGTCGGTGATCCAGGTGCCGACTGA
- a CDS encoding mechanosensitive ion channel family protein, giving the protein MAGLLTGLDWLSEAIPSTPLKVAVSLAAVAVVIVVLLSYRRFYSWVCERSKPLYADIVSMTLLIGVCLACLGIVTGVWGRVEEVQQLFTTLDLGSDAVPRAIFSFLMLVVTMIVTRFVRRVIEEIFGSSSAVTAHQRKITHRLSQVIIWSVSLVVVLGVWIDDLGSLLVGAGFLGIIVGMAARQTLGTMLSGFVLMFARPFEIGDWIEVEDDEGVVTDISIVNTQLRSFDGEYIMIPNDVIASSMVTNRSRRGRLRLEIEVGVDYATDIDRAIGLAEDAIDDVEQAMSAPSPQVVTRSFGDSAVVLAARFWIDKPSARRYWQARTAAISAIKRAYEAEDITIPFPQRELSGRSETGGLQVADERRSTTSEQAAETGQSGDTDGNESVQEHRMTTPEEN; this is encoded by the coding sequence ATGGCCGGATTACTGACGGGACTCGACTGGTTGTCGGAGGCGATTCCGTCGACGCCTCTCAAGGTCGCGGTCTCTCTCGCTGCAGTGGCGGTCGTGATCGTGGTTCTCCTCTCCTATCGTCGATTCTACTCGTGGGTTTGCGAACGGTCGAAGCCGTTGTACGCCGACATCGTTTCGATGACCCTCCTCATCGGGGTCTGTCTGGCGTGTCTCGGAATCGTCACGGGAGTCTGGGGACGTGTGGAGGAAGTACAGCAACTGTTCACGACTCTCGATCTCGGTAGCGATGCCGTCCCCCGCGCGATCTTTTCGTTTCTCATGCTGGTCGTGACGATGATCGTTACCCGATTCGTCCGACGAGTGATCGAGGAAATCTTTGGCTCGTCGTCCGCCGTGACGGCACACCAGCGAAAGATTACCCACCGTCTCTCGCAGGTCATCATCTGGTCCGTTTCGCTCGTCGTCGTACTGGGCGTCTGGATCGACGACCTCGGGAGCCTGCTCGTCGGGGCCGGCTTCCTCGGGATCATCGTCGGCATGGCCGCTCGTCAGACGCTCGGGACGATGCTGTCGGGCTTCGTGTTGATGTTCGCCCGGCCGTTCGAGATCGGTGACTGGATCGAGGTTGAAGACGACGAAGGCGTCGTCACCGACATCTCGATCGTCAACACGCAACTCCGATCGTTCGACGGGGAGTACATCATGATCCCCAACGACGTCATTGCCTCGAGCATGGTTACCAACCGCTCGAGACGCGGTCGCCTGCGCCTCGAGATAGAGGTCGGCGTCGATTACGCGACCGACATCGATCGGGCGATCGGCCTCGCGGAGGACGCGATCGACGACGTCGAGCAGGCGATGTCCGCGCCGTCGCCGCAAGTCGTGACCAGATCGTTCGGCGACTCGGCGGTCGTCCTCGCCGCCCGTTTCTGGATCGACAAACCGAGCGCCAGGCGCTACTGGCAGGCGCGAACGGCCGCGATTAGCGCAATCAAGCGAGCGTACGAGGCCGAGGACATCACGATCCCGTTCCCACAGCGCGAACTCTCGGGTCGGAGCGAGACCGGCGGGTTGCAGGTCGCCGACGAACGGCGGTCGACGACGTCGGAACAGGCCGCTGAAACGGGCCAGTCGGGCGATACCGACGGTAACGAGAGCGTCCAGGAACATCGGATGACAACGCCGGAGGAGAACTGA
- a CDS encoding HemK2/MTQ2 family protein methyltransferase: MGLENRREEGPDVYQPAEDSALLAEAVRDRLTTAELVLEVGTGSGFVAERISDETNARVIASDLNPHAVRQARGGGVETVRADLVAPFRDETFDAVVFNPPYLPTDPDNEWDDWMERALSGGETGRAVIDPFLETVGRVLAPDGVVYLLVSSLTGVDEVVERAGDEGFSAVAVADESFPFETLTVLELLR, encoded by the coding sequence ATGGGGCTCGAGAACAGACGCGAGGAGGGGCCCGACGTCTACCAGCCCGCCGAGGACTCCGCGTTGCTGGCCGAGGCGGTCCGTGATCGACTGACGACTGCGGAACTCGTGCTCGAAGTTGGAACCGGGTCGGGTTTCGTGGCCGAGCGGATCAGCGACGAGACGAACGCACGAGTGATCGCGTCCGACCTGAATCCGCACGCGGTGCGTCAGGCCCGCGGTGGCGGTGTCGAGACGGTGCGGGCGGATCTGGTCGCTCCGTTTCGCGACGAGACGTTCGACGCGGTGGTGTTTAATCCGCCGTATCTCCCGACCGATCCCGACAACGAGTGGGACGACTGGATGGAACGGGCGCTGTCGGGCGGGGAAACCGGTCGCGCCGTCATCGATCCGTTTCTCGAGACGGTCGGTCGCGTCCTCGCCCCGGATGGGGTCGTCTACCTGCTCGTTAGCAGCCTCACGGGCGTCGACGAGGTCGTCGAGCGCGCCGGCGACGAGGGCTTCAGTGCCGTGGCTGTGGCAGACGAGTCGTTTCCCTTCGAGACGTTGACCGTACTCGAGTTACTCCGGTGA
- a CDS encoding 5-methyltetrahydropteroyltriglutamate--homocysteine methyltransferase, with the protein MTEYVSTTPGLYPLPDWAKDDLSDLKGHQKHDLVSGDEGDAITAAYDAAREEVIEVQQEAGLDRIVEGQLRWDDMLAHPLAVHEAVETRGIVRYYDNNNFYREPVVEGELGFSGDVASELESAAELTDDLQAVLPGPYSLADLATDDHYGDEAEFLDAIADFLADEVEAFPAHETLFLLEPSLVENAPGDGRDERASEAIDRVANATDADVVVQPYWGALEEKVYAHLLDADIDAVGFDFVANQDDNVYNIQEYGATDDASLGLADGQNTLVEDPEAIRDRVDWVHNQLQVTEFETIYLTTNTETFYLPYGKYVEKLEVLAEAADLAEVTAA; encoded by the coding sequence ATGACTGAGTACGTTTCGACCACGCCGGGGCTGTATCCGCTCCCGGACTGGGCGAAAGACGACCTCTCGGACCTCAAAGGACATCAGAAACACGACCTCGTCAGCGGCGACGAGGGCGATGCGATCACCGCGGCCTACGATGCAGCCCGCGAGGAAGTGATCGAGGTCCAACAGGAGGCCGGACTCGACCGCATCGTCGAGGGCCAACTGCGGTGGGACGACATGCTCGCACACCCGCTCGCGGTCCACGAGGCGGTCGAAACGCGTGGGATCGTCCGCTACTACGACAACAATAACTTCTACCGCGAACCGGTCGTCGAAGGAGAACTCGGATTCTCCGGCGACGTCGCCTCGGAACTCGAGTCGGCCGCCGAACTGACCGACGACCTGCAGGCGGTCCTCCCCGGCCCGTACTCGCTTGCGGATCTCGCCACGGACGACCACTACGGGGACGAGGCCGAATTCCTCGACGCGATCGCCGATTTCCTCGCCGACGAGGTGGAGGCGTTCCCGGCCCACGAGACGTTGTTCCTGCTCGAGCCCTCGCTCGTCGAGAACGCCCCGGGTGACGGCCGAGACGAGCGAGCGAGCGAGGCGATCGATCGGGTCGCGAACGCGACCGACGCGGACGTCGTCGTCCAGCCCTACTGGGGGGCACTCGAGGAGAAAGTCTACGCCCACTTGCTCGATGCGGACATCGATGCGGTCGGGTTCGACTTCGTCGCGAACCAGGACGACAACGTCTACAACATCCAGGAGTACGGCGCAACCGACGACGCGTCCCTCGGCCTCGCGGACGGCCAGAACACGCTCGTCGAGGATCCCGAGGCGATCCGCGACCGGGTCGATTGGGTCCACAACCAGCTCCAGGTGACCGAGTTCGAGACGATCTACCTCACTACCAACACCGAAACGTTCTACCTGCCCTACGGCAAGTACGTCGAGAAACTCGAGGTCCTTGCCGAAGCCGCGGATCTCGCGGAGGTGACCGCCGCATGA